Proteins from one Listeria innocua genomic window:
- a CDS encoding ASCH domain-containing protein, which produces MTIYKNSVNVMWQKYRAENPTISNKFEAWAFGNSPSMADELGKLVMNGIKTGTSSLFYWYDQGLEPMPSVGSHVVLLDGEEEAMGIIKLIGVKIMPFNEVPETFAYLEGEGDRSLEYWRKVHTSFFTNECDELGIPFEEDALVVCEEFEVVYK; this is translated from the coding sequence GTGACAATATATAAGAATTCAGTTAATGTAATGTGGCAGAAATATCGAGCAGAAAACCCGACAATCTCAAATAAGTTTGAAGCTTGGGCGTTCGGAAATTCTCCTAGTATGGCGGATGAACTTGGTAAACTTGTTATGAATGGAATTAAAACAGGGACTAGCAGCTTGTTTTATTGGTATGACCAGGGCTTGGAACCAATGCCTTCAGTTGGTTCGCACGTCGTTCTTTTAGATGGTGAAGAAGAAGCGATGGGTATTATTAAGTTAATAGGAGTCAAGATTATGCCTTTTAATGAAGTACCTGAAACATTTGCTTATTTGGAAGGAGAAGGTGACAGATCGCTAGAATATTGGCGTAAAGTACATACTTCCTTTTTCACGAATGAATGCGACGAGCTTGGAATTCCATTTGAAGAAGATGCTTTGGTGGTTTGTGAAGAGTTTGAGGTTGTTTATAAATAG
- the jag gene encoding RNA-binding cell elongation regulator Jag/EloR, producing MRDITAQGSNVEEAIQNALATLETTRDKVEVEVLDEGKKGIFGIGSRLAMVKVIEKEDGIQVAIDYLLDVATKMGAVITIDVEEVGKDVKLQIKGESLGMLIGKHGQTLNALQYLTQLIANKTTSQYKNIIVNVGDYRERRHETLVLLANKMADKALKTKRAVHLEPMPSFERKIIHAILSENEQIETHSEGRDPYRYIVIKPVKK from the coding sequence GTGAGAGATATAACTGCGCAAGGCTCAAATGTTGAAGAAGCAATCCAAAATGCATTAGCGACTTTAGAAACAACACGCGACAAGGTCGAAGTAGAAGTTCTAGACGAAGGTAAAAAAGGTATTTTCGGAATTGGTTCAAGACTAGCTATGGTAAAAGTAATTGAAAAAGAAGATGGTATCCAAGTAGCGATTGATTATCTTTTAGATGTTGCTACCAAGATGGGTGCAGTAATCACGATTGATGTAGAAGAAGTTGGAAAAGATGTGAAGTTGCAAATTAAAGGTGAAAGTCTAGGAATGCTAATTGGCAAACATGGACAAACTCTTAATGCACTTCAATACTTAACACAATTAATTGCTAATAAAACAACGAGCCAATACAAAAACATTATTGTTAATGTAGGGGACTATCGTGAAAGACGTCATGAAACGTTAGTACTTTTAGCAAATAAAATGGCGGATAAAGCTCTTAAAACGAAGCGCGCAGTTCATTTAGAACCAATGCCTTCATTTGAAAGAAAAATTATTCATGCTATTTTAAGCGAGAATGAACAAATTGAAACGCATTCTGAAGGACGCGATCCTTATCGTTATATTGTGATTAAGCCAGTGAAAAAATAA
- the yidC gene encoding membrane protein insertase YidC — protein MKKKKRFKQKLLIASLVIGLVAVLSGCGYSTDPITKDSTGFWSHYIVFPLSWVITWFSDLFGGNYAVGIIVVTILIRLLIMPLMIKQLKSQKAMTSLQPKIKELQEKYSSKDNETKQKLQQETMRLYQENSVNPMMGCLPLLIQMPILLGFYQAISRTAEIKTDTFLWMQLGNPDPYYILPIVAALTTFLSSKISMMGQTQQNKSMAMIVYIMPVMILFMGITLPSALALYWIIGNIFTVFQTLLINNPFKNKREQEALAAAQLEEERLKKKAANMKASKKGGKKRK, from the coding sequence TCTTGTAATCGGATTAGTAGCTGTACTTTCGGGTTGTGGCTATTCAACTGATCCAATTACAAAAGATTCAACTGGATTTTGGAGTCACTACATCGTGTTTCCGTTATCTTGGGTTATTACATGGTTTTCCGATTTATTCGGGGGAAATTATGCAGTCGGAATTATTGTCGTTACAATTTTAATTCGACTACTAATTATGCCTTTAATGATCAAACAACTGAAAAGCCAAAAAGCTATGACCAGCTTACAACCGAAAATCAAAGAACTACAAGAAAAATACTCGTCTAAAGATAATGAAACAAAACAAAAATTACAACAAGAAACAATGCGCCTATATCAAGAAAATAGTGTAAATCCAATGATGGGTTGTTTACCATTATTGATACAAATGCCTATTTTACTAGGATTTTACCAAGCGATTAGTAGAACTGCTGAAATTAAAACAGATACATTCTTATGGATGCAGCTGGGAAATCCAGATCCATATTATATCTTACCAATCGTAGCAGCACTAACAACATTCTTATCATCAAAAATTTCTATGATGGGGCAAACACAGCAAAATAAATCAATGGCGATGATTGTTTATATCATGCCAGTAATGATTCTATTTATGGGTATCACATTACCTTCTGCACTTGCTCTATACTGGATTATCGGTAACATTTTCACCGTATTCCAAACACTTTTAATAAATAATCCTTTTAAAAACAAACGTGAACAGGAGGCGCTGGCGGCTGCTCAACTTGAAGAAGAACGTTTGAAGAAAAAAGCAGCTAACATGAAAGCTTCCAAAAAAGGAGGTAAGAAAAGAAAGTGA